One window of Akkermansia biwaensis genomic DNA carries:
- a CDS encoding NAD-dependent epimerase/dehydratase family protein codes for MNILVIGGTRLIGKHLVLSLLSNEHVVTIATRGKSKDNYGDKVNRICFDRTDEKQIKEFFKNLQFDLVYDSLAFCSNDVIRLLEHVKCKKYIVISSAAVYNKLHLDTKEEDFAAENTKLLYCERDDFPYSKSKQQVECALIKNYARIPSVRVRLPFVIGKDDYTNRLYFYVDHIIKQIPIHIDNFESQLAFVRASEAGKFLAYLADKDFCGAIHGANQGTVSIKQIAEYCKRKTGKEILLSDSGEPAPYNGIDEYSINIDKATQLDFSFTPIDTWLYELLDEYILKSQLTES; via the coding sequence ATGAATATTTTAGTTATCGGTGGAACTCGTTTAATCGGTAAGCATTTGGTATTGAGTCTGCTTTCCAATGAACACGTAGTTACCATTGCGACACGTGGAAAGTCAAAGGATAACTATGGAGATAAAGTGAATCGGATTTGTTTTGATAGAACTGATGAAAAACAAATTAAGGAGTTTTTTAAAAATTTGCAGTTTGATCTGGTGTATGATAGTCTTGCGTTTTGTTCCAATGATGTCATACGCTTATTGGAACATGTAAAATGCAAAAAATATATTGTGATATCATCTGCAGCTGTTTATAATAAGCTACATTTAGATACAAAAGAAGAAGATTTTGCTGCCGAGAATACAAAACTACTGTACTGTGAAAGAGATGATTTTCCTTATAGTAAATCCAAGCAACAAGTAGAATGCGCCCTGATAAAGAATTATGCGCGTATCCCAAGTGTCAGGGTTAGACTTCCTTTTGTAATTGGTAAAGATGATTATACGAATCGATTATATTTCTATGTCGATCATATCATTAAGCAAATACCAATTCATATAGATAATTTTGAAAGTCAACTAGCATTTGTTCGTGCAAGTGAGGCTGGTAAATTTCTTGCATATCTGGCAGACAAGGATTTCTGTGGAGCAATTCATGGGGCGAATCAAGGAACTGTATCCATAAAACAAATAGCTGAATATTGTAAACGGAAAACAGGAAAAGAAATTCTACTAAGTGATAGTGGTGAACCTGCACCATATAATGGCATTGATGAATATAGTATAAATATTGATAAGGCAACACAGCTCGATTTTTCATTCACTCCCATTGATACATGGCTATATGAATTATTAGATGAATATATTTTGAAAAGTCAGTTAACCGAATCATAG
- the aroA gene encoding 3-phosphoshikimate 1-carboxyvinyltransferase, whose product MNLYSRSIPSLQGVLTVPGDKSISHRAAILGGLADGVTEVDNFLCSEDCLNTLRAMEQLGARVEVLESREGCGPVRFRITGVAMRPHSPSRPIDCGNSGTGMRLLAGMLAACPFDSEMFGDASLSSRPMGRIMSPLEQMGARIEARGSKPGCAPLFIHAGHVRPISYTLPMASAQVKSAILLAGMFAEGTTTVIQPAVTRDHTERLFRHFGVSCSVDGLAVSTEGPALPRAHDLTVPADISSAAFWMVAAATRPGSRLTLRQVGLNETRCAVISALRRMGAHMDIVKTSPEDAGEPYGDITIYGAGSLHGTALLPEEIPNLIDEIPILAVAGALSDGDLVVRNARELRVKETDRIATTAANLRAMGATVEEFDDGMIVRGGTALKGAELPSYGDHRIAMSFLVAGFSASGETVLTDAGCINTSYPGFDRDLSQFLP is encoded by the coding sequence ATGAACCTTTACTCCCGTTCCATTCCTTCCCTGCAAGGGGTACTGACCGTACCCGGAGACAAGAGCATCTCCCACCGCGCCGCCATTCTGGGCGGCCTGGCGGACGGAGTGACGGAAGTGGACAACTTCCTGTGCAGCGAGGACTGTTTGAACACCCTGCGCGCCATGGAACAACTGGGAGCGCGGGTGGAGGTGCTGGAAAGCCGGGAAGGCTGCGGCCCCGTGCGCTTCCGCATCACGGGCGTGGCCATGCGGCCCCATTCTCCCTCCCGTCCCATTGACTGCGGGAATTCCGGCACGGGCATGAGACTGCTGGCCGGCATGCTGGCCGCCTGCCCCTTTGATTCCGAGATGTTCGGGGACGCCTCCCTGAGTTCCCGCCCCATGGGCCGCATCATGAGCCCCCTGGAACAGATGGGGGCACGGATTGAGGCCCGCGGAAGCAAACCCGGGTGCGCTCCGCTGTTCATCCACGCGGGACACGTCCGTCCCATCTCCTACACCCTTCCCATGGCCAGCGCCCAGGTGAAAAGCGCCATCCTGCTGGCCGGCATGTTTGCCGAGGGAACCACCACCGTCATCCAGCCCGCCGTCACGCGCGACCACACGGAACGCCTGTTCCGCCATTTCGGCGTTTCCTGCTCCGTGGACGGTCTGGCTGTCAGCACGGAAGGCCCCGCCCTTCCCCGCGCCCACGACCTGACGGTTCCGGCGGACATTTCTTCCGCCGCCTTCTGGATGGTTGCCGCCGCCACCCGCCCCGGCTCCCGTCTGACGCTCCGCCAGGTGGGCCTCAACGAAACCCGCTGCGCCGTCATCAGCGCCCTGCGGCGCATGGGCGCACACATGGACATTGTGAAAACCTCTCCGGAAGATGCCGGGGAACCCTACGGAGACATCACCATCTACGGCGCCGGCTCCCTCCACGGTACCGCACTTCTGCCGGAGGAAATCCCCAACCTGATTGATGAAATCCCCATTCTCGCCGTAGCGGGAGCCTTGTCGGACGGCGATCTTGTCGTCCGCAACGCCCGTGAACTGCGGGTGAAGGAGACGGACCGGATCGCCACCACGGCGGCCAACCTCCGGGCGATGGGCGCAACTGTTGAAGAATTTGACGACGGAATGATCGTCCGCGGCGGCACGGCTCTGAAAGGTGCGGAACTGCCCAGCTACGGAGACCACCGGATCGCCATGAGCTTCCTGGTGGCGGGATTCAGCGCCAGCGGAGAAACCGTCCTGACGGATGCCGGATGCATTAATACGTCCTACCCCGGATTTGACCGGGATTTGAGCCAATTCCTCCCATAA
- a CDS encoding tetratricopeptide repeat protein, producing the protein MEKWERKIVLDPDNDKVYFNQGVVLSALGRKKEALESYDKALKINSNNVIVWNNKGILLSNSGRKEEALKCYIKAIRINANYKSRGVLFPA; encoded by the coding sequence TTGGAAAAATGGGAGCGCAAGATTGTTCTTGATCCTGACAATGACAAGGTCTATTTCAATCAGGGAGTTGTTCTGTCCGCTCTTGGAAGGAAGAAGGAAGCGCTAGAGAGTTACGACAAGGCCTTGAAGATTAATTCGAATAATGTCATAGTCTGGAACAATAAAGGTATTTTATTATCAAATTCCGGAAGGAAAGAAGAAGCTTTAAAATGTTACATTAAAGCCATCCGAATTAATGCTAATTATAAGAGCCGGGGAGTCTTATTCCCAGCGTAG
- a CDS encoding metallophosphoesterase, whose product MIDGAWTMWGKKGEPGRVQTVTAALDLPQWGPESGPPLRVAVAGDFHLRPRGGRQARRYMEKIMEARPDMIFLLGDYANGHTRKSSMSPEKARGYFRMLRAPLGIFAVQGNHDQYYGWEPWKNMFTDLGICAMWNDSFLLHLPGGRKLQLSSVRDDYHMRIRPEELPLRLSPAIPHILLSHVPDIFPLLKPGTADAVISAHTHGGQICLPGGIPLGCISREKVKFTYPWSRLNGTPFLITRGLGCSVLPLRLCCPPEIIVLEIR is encoded by the coding sequence ATGATTGACGGTGCATGGACCATGTGGGGAAAGAAGGGAGAACCGGGGCGCGTGCAGACCGTCACGGCCGCCCTGGACCTGCCCCAGTGGGGGCCGGAATCCGGCCCTCCCCTGCGGGTTGCCGTGGCCGGGGACTTCCACCTGCGCCCGCGCGGCGGCAGGCAGGCGCGCAGGTATATGGAAAAAATCATGGAGGCCCGGCCGGACATGATCTTTCTGCTGGGGGACTATGCCAACGGCCACACCCGGAAAAGCAGCATGAGCCCGGAAAAGGCGAGGGGCTACTTCCGGATGCTCAGGGCCCCGCTGGGCATCTTTGCCGTGCAGGGCAACCACGACCAGTACTACGGATGGGAGCCGTGGAAAAACATGTTCACGGACCTCGGCATCTGCGCGATGTGGAACGACTCCTTTCTTCTCCATCTGCCGGGCGGCAGAAAGCTCCAGCTTTCCTCCGTGCGGGACGACTACCACATGAGGATCAGGCCGGAGGAACTCCCGTTGCGCCTCTCCCCGGCCATCCCCCACATCCTGCTCTCCCATGTGCCGGACATCTTCCCCCTGCTGAAGCCCGGCACGGCGGACGCCGTGATCAGCGCCCACACCCACGGCGGCCAGATCTGCCTGCCCGGCGGCATTCCCCTGGGCTGCATCTCCCGGGAAAAAGTCAAATTCACCTATCCCTGGTCCCGCTTGAACGGCACCCCTTTCCTGATCACCAGGGGGCTGGGATGCAGCGTGCTGCCCCTGCGCCTCTGCTGTCCTCCGGAAATCATCGTGCTGGAAATCCGTTAA
- a CDS encoding iron-sulfur cluster assembly scaffold protein, with amino-acid sequence MQFTHEIEQMCCVKKGCNHGPAPIPQEGNWTQSKEITDISGLTHGVGWCAPQQGTCKLTLNVKNGIVEEALVETSGCSGMTHSAAMAAEILPGKTVLEAMNTDLVCDAINTAMRELFLQIVYGRTQSAFSEGGLPIGAGLEDLGKGLRSQIGTLYGTRAKGPRYLEMAEGYITKLALDEDGEIIGYEFVRMGPMMEMIKKGMDANEAVAKCTGNYGRFDEAAKYIDPRHE; translated from the coding sequence ATGCAGTTTACACACGAAATCGAACAAATGTGTTGCGTCAAGAAAGGCTGCAACCATGGTCCGGCCCCCATTCCCCAGGAAGGCAACTGGACTCAATCCAAGGAGATCACGGACATTTCCGGCCTGACCCACGGCGTGGGCTGGTGCGCTCCCCAGCAGGGCACCTGCAAGCTGACGCTGAACGTCAAGAACGGCATCGTTGAAGAAGCCCTTGTGGAAACCAGCGGCTGCTCCGGCATGACCCACTCCGCCGCCATGGCCGCGGAAATCCTGCCCGGCAAGACCGTGCTGGAAGCGATGAATACGGACCTCGTGTGCGACGCCATCAATACCGCCATGCGCGAATTGTTCCTGCAGATCGTGTACGGCCGCACCCAGAGCGCCTTTTCCGAAGGCGGCCTGCCCATCGGCGCCGGCCTTGAAGACCTCGGCAAGGGCCTGCGCTCCCAGATCGGCACCCTGTACGGCACCCGCGCCAAGGGCCCCCGCTACCTGGAAATGGCTGAAGGCTACATCACCAAGCTGGCCCTGGACGAAGACGGTGAAATCATCGGCTACGAGTTCGTGCGCATGGGCCCCATGATGGAAATGATCAAGAAGGGCATGGACGCCAACGAAGCCGTCGCCAAGTGCACGGGCAACTACGGTCGTTTCGACGAGGCCGCCAAGTACATCGATCCTCGTCACGAATGA
- the murA gene encoding UDP-N-acetylglucosamine 1-carboxyvinyltransferase, which translates to MEKLVVHGGFTLRGAVNISGSKNASLPILAASLLTDEPVVVRRVPDVSDTNFMVQIMGQLGASVERSSGNVRVEAKNLHSEAAYEQVRKMRASICLLGPLMARMQRCVIPLPGGCVIGDRPVDLHIRAIQALGATVQIERGNLIIEAPRGLKGATVDLNGDHGPTVLGTDNLMMAAVLAEGTTVIESAAAEPEVVDLANFLIKMGANIQGAGTRRIVIEGVEKLRGCNHTVIPDRIEAGTFMVAAAMMGDGVTLRRVCEEHMSVITGLLRQCGHHVEFNERGDTVTIIAGKMPKSGEIKTAPYPGYPTDMQAQMTALFATTPGISVVKDTIFPQRFMHCSELKRMGANIKVDNGTAVISGVDSLSGAPVMASDLRASAALVLAALKAEGTTEIHRLYHIDRGYEMIDEKLLAIGAAVERLPDDGD; encoded by the coding sequence ATGGAGAAGCTTGTTGTACACGGAGGATTTACGCTCAGGGGAGCCGTCAATATCAGCGGTTCCAAAAACGCTTCCCTGCCTATTCTGGCTGCCTCCCTGCTGACGGATGAACCCGTGGTGGTGCGCCGCGTGCCGGACGTTTCCGACACCAATTTCATGGTGCAGATCATGGGCCAGCTGGGTGCGTCCGTGGAGCGTTCCAGCGGCAACGTGCGCGTGGAGGCCAAGAACCTGCATTCGGAAGCCGCCTACGAGCAGGTGCGCAAAATGCGCGCTTCCATCTGTCTTCTGGGGCCGCTGATGGCCCGCATGCAGCGGTGCGTGATTCCCCTGCCGGGCGGCTGCGTGATCGGCGACCGTCCTGTGGACCTTCACATCCGGGCCATTCAGGCCCTGGGCGCGACCGTCCAGATAGAACGCGGGAACCTGATTATTGAAGCGCCCCGCGGTCTGAAAGGGGCCACGGTGGATTTGAACGGCGACCACGGCCCCACCGTCCTGGGGACGGACAACCTGATGATGGCCGCCGTGCTGGCGGAAGGCACCACCGTCATTGAATCCGCCGCGGCGGAACCGGAAGTGGTTGACCTGGCCAATTTCCTGATCAAGATGGGAGCCAATATCCAGGGCGCCGGAACGCGCCGGATCGTTATTGAGGGGGTGGAAAAGCTCCGGGGCTGCAACCACACCGTCATTCCGGACCGGATCGAGGCCGGAACTTTCATGGTGGCGGCCGCCATGATGGGGGACGGCGTGACGCTGAGGCGCGTGTGCGAGGAGCACATGTCCGTCATTACCGGCCTGCTCCGCCAATGCGGGCACCATGTGGAGTTTAACGAACGCGGGGACACCGTCACCATCATTGCCGGAAAGATGCCGAAAAGCGGCGAAATCAAGACGGCCCCCTATCCCGGCTACCCCACGGACATGCAGGCGCAGATGACGGCCCTGTTTGCCACGACACCCGGCATTTCCGTCGTGAAAGACACTATTTTCCCGCAGCGCTTCATGCACTGCTCCGAACTGAAGCGCATGGGCGCCAACATCAAGGTGGACAACGGCACGGCAGTCATTTCCGGCGTGGACTCCCTGAGCGGCGCGCCCGTGATGGCGTCCGACCTGCGGGCGTCCGCCGCTCTGGTACTGGCGGCCCTGAAGGCGGAGGGCACCACGGAGATCCACCGCCTGTACCACATTGACCGCGGCTACGAGATGATTGACGAAAAGCTACTGGCCATCGGAGCCGCCGTGGAAAGACTGCCTGATGACGGTGATTAA
- the aroC gene encoding chorismate synthase, which translates to MSSNFGQVFRISTWGESHGAGVGVVIDGCPSLVPVTEEDIQRELDRRRPGQSDIVTPRKEEDRAEILSGVLDGRTLGTPIAISVRNKDHRSSAYDEMAHTYRPSHADYTYDAKYGIRAWAGGGRASARETIGRVAAGAVAKAVLKQAFPDMEIIAWVDQVHRVKASVDGAAVTAAAVEGNIVRTADPAVAEAMISAIKEARDAGNSLGGVVKCTVRGCPPGLGDPVFDKLDATLAHAMMSIPATKAFSVGSGFDAAEMTGLEHNDPFCMQDGRVRTTTNHSGGIQGGISNGEDILMRIGFKPTATLMIDQQTVNRAGEDTRLKGRGRHDACVLPRAVPIVEAMAWLCLCDHYLRQRCQRAL; encoded by the coding sequence ATGTCCAGCAATTTTGGCCAGGTGTTCCGTATATCCACGTGGGGAGAGTCCCATGGAGCCGGGGTGGGTGTGGTGATAGACGGCTGTCCGTCGCTCGTTCCGGTGACAGAGGAGGATATCCAGCGGGAACTGGACCGGCGCAGGCCGGGCCAGAGCGACATCGTGACCCCGCGCAAGGAGGAGGACCGCGCGGAAATCCTTTCCGGCGTGCTGGATGGCAGGACGCTGGGCACGCCCATCGCCATCAGCGTGCGCAACAAGGACCACCGTTCCTCCGCCTACGACGAGATGGCGCATACCTACCGCCCGTCCCATGCGGACTACACGTACGATGCCAAATACGGCATCCGCGCCTGGGCCGGAGGGGGGCGTGCCTCCGCCCGGGAAACCATCGGCCGCGTAGCTGCCGGAGCCGTGGCGAAGGCCGTGCTGAAGCAGGCGTTTCCCGATATGGAAATCATCGCCTGGGTGGACCAGGTGCACCGGGTGAAGGCCTCCGTGGACGGGGCGGCCGTAACCGCCGCCGCGGTGGAGGGCAACATCGTCCGCACGGCTGATCCCGCCGTGGCGGAAGCCATGATCTCCGCCATCAAGGAAGCGCGGGACGCGGGCAATTCCCTGGGCGGAGTGGTCAAGTGCACGGTGCGCGGCTGCCCTCCCGGACTGGGGGACCCCGTTTTCGACAAGCTGGACGCCACGCTGGCCCACGCCATGATGAGCATTCCCGCCACCAAGGCGTTCTCCGTGGGTTCCGGATTCGACGCCGCGGAAATGACCGGGTTGGAACACAACGATCCCTTCTGCATGCAGGACGGCCGCGTCCGGACAACAACCAACCATTCCGGCGGCATCCAGGGCGGCATCTCCAACGGGGAGGACATTCTGATGCGCATCGGCTTCAAGCCGACCGCCACGCTGATGATCGACCAGCAGACGGTGAACCGGGCCGGCGAGGACACGCGCCTCAAGGGCAGGGGACGCCATGACGCCTGCGTGCTGCCGCGCGCCGTCCCCATTGTGGAGGCCATGGCGTGGCTCTGCCTGTGCGACCACTACCTGCGCCAGCGCTGCCAGCGGGCACTGTAA
- a CDS encoding HU family DNA-binding protein, translating into MNKAQLIELIQKKLGADTTKKHAEEALAAVLESIKEGVQSAGKVQIIGFGTFATKTREARTGRNPKTGKAIAIPASKTVAFKASSNMKG; encoded by the coding sequence ATGAACAAGGCTCAACTGATCGAATTGATTCAAAAGAAGCTGGGTGCCGATACGACCAAGAAGCACGCTGAAGAAGCTCTGGCCGCTGTGCTGGAATCCATCAAGGAAGGCGTGCAGTCCGCCGGCAAGGTGCAGATCATCGGTTTCGGTACGTTTGCTACCAAGACCCGCGAAGCCCGCACCGGCCGCAACCCGAAGACCGGCAAGGCCATCGCCATCCCCGCTTCCAAGACGGTCGCTTTCAAGGCCTCTTCCAACATGAAGGGCTAA
- a CDS encoding iron-containing alcohol dehydrogenase codes for MYQPFQFFMPAQIFFGAGCLDQLGTAPLPGSKALVVIGGTSVRRLGYLDRVQSLLKRQGVESVVFDKVQPNPVVEHVMEAAALAKETGCDFVVGLGGGSSMDSAKSIAVMAANPGTYWDYIQGGSGLGLEIPNQPLPIVCITTTAGTGTEADPWTVITKEDTQEKIGFGYRGTFPTMSIVDPELMLSVPPKLTAYQGFDALFHAVEGYMAKVASPMSDMFALQAIEYIAKYLPRAVDDGQDLEARAYVALANTYSGFVETISCCTSEHSIEHALSAYHPSLPHGAGLIMISWAYHEAYAPSCPERYARVAAAMGMEPSVDGFLNGLNKLKEACGVDKLKMSDFGITPDLFEEYAGTAFSTMGGLFELDRCKFTTADVVSILEKSYS; via the coding sequence ATGTATCAGCCATTTCAATTTTTCATGCCCGCCCAGATCTTCTTTGGCGCGGGATGTCTGGACCAGCTTGGCACGGCTCCCCTCCCCGGCTCCAAGGCCCTGGTCGTCATTGGCGGAACGTCCGTCAGGCGTCTCGGCTATCTGGACCGCGTGCAGTCCCTGCTGAAACGGCAGGGTGTGGAAAGCGTCGTCTTTGACAAAGTGCAGCCCAATCCCGTGGTGGAACACGTGATGGAGGCCGCCGCCCTGGCGAAGGAAACGGGCTGCGACTTCGTGGTCGGCCTTGGCGGGGGCAGCAGCATGGACTCCGCCAAGAGCATCGCCGTGATGGCCGCCAATCCGGGAACGTACTGGGACTACATCCAGGGAGGCTCTGGCCTGGGGCTTGAAATTCCCAACCAGCCCCTGCCCATCGTCTGCATCACCACCACGGCGGGCACGGGGACGGAAGCGGACCCCTGGACCGTCATCACCAAGGAGGACACGCAGGAAAAAATCGGCTTCGGCTACCGGGGAACCTTCCCCACCATGTCCATCGTGGACCCGGAACTCATGCTGTCCGTTCCTCCCAAATTGACCGCCTACCAGGGCTTTGACGCCCTGTTCCACGCCGTGGAGGGATACATGGCGAAGGTGGCCTCCCCCATGAGCGACATGTTCGCCCTCCAGGCCATCGAATACATCGCCAAATACCTTCCCCGCGCCGTGGACGACGGGCAGGACCTGGAAGCGCGGGCCTATGTCGCGCTGGCCAATACCTATTCCGGCTTTGTGGAAACCATCTCCTGCTGCACCTCGGAACATTCCATCGAGCACGCCCTGAGCGCCTACCATCCTTCCCTGCCCCACGGAGCGGGCCTGATCATGATCTCCTGGGCCTACCATGAAGCCTACGCCCCCAGCTGTCCGGAACGGTACGCCAGAGTGGCCGCGGCCATGGGCATGGAACCCTCCGTGGACGGTTTCCTGAACGGCCTCAACAAGCTCAAGGAAGCCTGCGGCGTGGACAAGCTGAAAATGTCCGACTTCGGCATCACTCCGGACTTGTTTGAGGAATACGCCGGAACCGCCTTTTCCACCATGGGAGGGCTGTTTGAACTGGACCGCTGCAAGTTCACCACGGCGGACGTCGTGAGCATCCTGGAAAAGTCCTATTCGTAA
- a CDS encoding GGGtGRT protein, whose protein sequence is MPLFESYDRRIKQINEALAKYGIGSIEEAEQLCLSKGINVREIVNGIQPIAFENAGWAYVVGAAIAIKKGCTKAADAAEAIGEGLQSFCIPGSVADDRKVGLGHGNLAAMLLRDETECFCFLAGHESFAAAEGAIGIAKSANRVRKQDLRVCLNGLGKDAAYIISRINGFTYVQTKFDYATGKLNIVQEKAFSKGPKAAVRVYGCDDVREGVAVMWHEGVDVSITGNSTNPTRFQHPVAGTYKKECNEKGKKYFSVASGGGTGRTLHPDNMAAGPASYGMTDTMGRMHSDAQFAGSSSVPAHVEMMGLIGMGNNPMVGASVAVAVAIEEAAKN, encoded by the coding sequence ATGCCTCTTTTCGAATCCTACGACCGCCGCATCAAGCAGATCAACGAAGCCCTGGCCAAGTACGGCATCGGTTCCATTGAAGAAGCGGAACAGCTCTGCCTTTCCAAGGGCATCAACGTCCGTGAAATCGTCAACGGAATCCAGCCGATCGCCTTTGAAAACGCCGGCTGGGCCTATGTGGTGGGCGCCGCCATCGCCATCAAGAAGGGCTGCACGAAGGCCGCCGACGCCGCTGAAGCCATCGGCGAAGGGCTCCAGTCCTTCTGCATTCCCGGCTCCGTGGCCGACGACCGCAAGGTGGGCCTGGGCCACGGCAACCTGGCCGCCATGCTCCTGCGCGACGAAACGGAATGCTTCTGCTTCCTGGCCGGCCACGAATCCTTTGCCGCCGCCGAAGGCGCCATCGGCATCGCCAAGTCCGCCAACCGCGTCCGCAAGCAGGACCTCCGCGTCTGCCTGAACGGCCTCGGCAAGGACGCCGCCTACATCATCTCCCGCATCAACGGGTTCACGTATGTGCAGACCAAGTTCGACTACGCCACGGGCAAGCTGAACATCGTGCAGGAAAAAGCCTTCTCCAAAGGACCGAAGGCCGCCGTGCGCGTGTACGGCTGCGATGACGTGCGCGAAGGCGTGGCCGTCATGTGGCATGAAGGCGTGGACGTTTCCATCACCGGCAACTCCACCAACCCCACCCGCTTCCAGCACCCGGTGGCCGGCACTTACAAGAAGGAATGCAACGAGAAGGGCAAGAAGTACTTCTCCGTGGCTTCCGGCGGCGGTACGGGCCGTACCCTGCACCCGGACAACATGGCCGCCGGCCCTGCCTCCTACGGCATGACCGATACCATGGGCCGCATGCACTCCGACGCCCAGTTCGCCGGTTCCTCTTCCGTGCCCGCCCACGTGGAAATGATGGGCCTCATCGGCATGGGCAACAACCCCATGGTCGGCGCCTCCGTGGCCGTGGCCGTGGCGATTGAAGAAGCCGCCAAGAACTAA
- a CDS encoding DNA adenine methylase: MEEDPRYLTEQIVTYLGNKRSLLNFLGRGLKYVKARLGKEQLKAGDLFSGSGIVARFLKKHSEELIVNDLEEYSRLVNTCYLSNSGEVDGLELERHYRRLLRYMETHESPGFITELYAPRNPERITAEDRVFYTRRNALYLDTARQTINLLPEEVRPYFIAPLLAEASIHANTAGVFKGFYKDKQGVGKFGGSGGNALSRILGDISLQFPVFSRFDCRYSIHCRDANELAEELPEMDVVYLDPPYNQHPYGSNYFMLNLLSSYKRPEKISRVSGIPKDWKRSTYNSRHQATESLFHLLESCPAKFILLSYSSEGFIGYEEMTAFLARLGHIATLETPYATFRGSRNLKNRPQNVTEFLFLVERF, translated from the coding sequence ATAGAGGAAGACCCCAGATACCTGACTGAACAGATTGTAACTTACTTGGGAAACAAGCGTTCCCTGCTGAATTTCCTGGGACGCGGACTTAAATATGTGAAGGCCCGCCTGGGGAAGGAGCAGCTCAAGGCCGGAGATTTGTTTTCCGGCAGCGGCATTGTGGCCCGCTTCCTGAAAAAACATTCGGAAGAACTGATCGTCAATGATCTGGAAGAATACAGCCGACTCGTCAACACCTGTTATCTGAGCAACTCCGGAGAAGTGGACGGCCTGGAGCTGGAAAGGCATTACAGGCGTCTGCTGCGGTATATGGAAACTCATGAATCCCCCGGTTTCATTACGGAGCTGTACGCTCCCCGGAATCCGGAACGCATCACGGCGGAAGACCGCGTTTTTTACACGCGCCGGAATGCCCTTTATCTGGATACGGCGCGCCAGACCATCAATCTGCTGCCGGAGGAAGTACGGCCGTACTTCATTGCCCCTTTGCTGGCGGAAGCCTCCATCCATGCCAATACGGCAGGCGTGTTCAAGGGATTTTACAAGGACAAGCAGGGAGTCGGAAAATTCGGCGGTTCGGGAGGAAACGCCTTGAGCCGCATTCTGGGGGACATTTCCCTGCAATTTCCCGTGTTCTCAAGGTTCGACTGCCGGTATTCCATCCATTGCCGGGACGCCAACGAGCTGGCGGAGGAATTGCCGGAGATGGACGTTGTGTACCTGGACCCCCCCTACAACCAACATCCGTACGGCTCCAACTATTTCATGCTGAATTTGCTGTCCTCCTACAAGCGGCCGGAAAAAATCAGCCGCGTTTCCGGCATTCCGAAGGACTGGAAACGCTCCACGTACAACAGCCGGCATCAGGCCACGGAATCATTGTTCCATCTGCTGGAATCCTGTCCTGCCAAATTCATTCTGCTGTCCTACAGTTCGGAAGGTTTCATCGGTTATGAGGAAATGACGGCTTTCCTGGCCAGGCTGGGACACATCGCCACGCTGGAAACGCCTTACGCCACCTTCCGGGGAAGCCGGAATTTGAAGAACCGTCCCCAGAATGTGACGGAGTTCCTGTTTCTGGTGGAACGCTTTTAA